One part of the Accipiter gentilis chromosome 36, bAccGen1.1, whole genome shotgun sequence genome encodes these proteins:
- the LOC126034846 gene encoding killer cell lectin-like receptor subfamily G member 1 — MAEEVVYADLRVPGGTAGTPTRGRCPRGCPLSPSLALAGGLILGVTIGVLGVLASGRPTGTPIPAAPACNGSAAELAAALRRDLCEEEEEDDGGRGRPKAPCGLCPPGWTPRAAACYRISAAARTWDDAARDCAARAARLLSPRDFPAAASLEGVMGEPNPLWVGLRFRAHAWIWPDGSQQPPPTGQRGGQGRDCGVLRRGRSALESCGAELRWLCRRDALLL, encoded by the exons ATGGCTGAGGAGGTCGTCTACGCTGACCTGAGGGTCCCGGGGGGGACAGCCGGGACCCCCACCcgag gccgCTGTCCCCGggggtgtcccctgtcccccagcctggccctggccgggggCCTGATCCTGGGGGTGACCATCGGTGTCCTGGGGGTGCTCG CGAGTGGGCGACCGACGGGGACCCCGATACCGGCGGCACCCGCTTGTAACGGGAGCGCGGCCGAGCTGGCGGCCGCCCTTCGCCGTGACCTGTgcgaggaagaagaggaagacgACGGCGGCCGGGGAAGGCCGAAGGCTCCTTGTGGCCTCTGCCCCCCCGGTTGGACCCCCCGAGCCGCTGCCTGCTACCGAATTTCGGCGGCTGCCCGTACCTGGGACGATGCTGCCCGCGACTGCGCTGCCCGCGCTGCCCGACTGCTCAGCCCCCGCGACTTCCCGGCTGCG GCCTCCCTGGAGGGGGTGATGGGCGAACCAAACCCCCTTTGGGTGGGGCTGCGTTTTCGTGCCCATGCCTGGATTTGGCCCGACggctcccagcagcccccacc GACCGGGCAGCGCGGGGGCCAGGGCCGGGATTGCGGGGTGCTACGACGGGGTCGCTCGGCGTTGGAAAGTTGCGGGGCCGAGTTGCGCTGGCTCTGCCGCCGCGACGCCCTCCTGCTCTAG
- the LOC126034847 gene encoding C-type lectin domain family 2 member B-like, which translates to MEGTHQEGPEVRGHRGKCRRPLGRILVAAAAVAAAGLVAGAAATAALLAGAGAGGCGCPRGWLGFGGRCYLFSEEEGNWSRGLGRCRDLGGSLTPLDTPEEKRLLARHKGLPHHWVGLWKDSQHRWRWANGSHSQPWFTVRGGADCAYLGDADVQTASCASEKHWICARPPA; encoded by the exons ATGGAGGGAACACACCAGGAGGGGCCGGAGGTGCGAGGGCACCGGGGTAAATGCCGCCGGCCGCTGG GCCGGATCTtggtggccgccgccgccgtcgccgctgCCGGGCTCGTCGCTGGtgctgccgccaccgccgctTTGCTGGCAG gtgcgggggccgggggctgcggctgcccccgGGGCTGGTTGGGTTTCGGGGGTCGCTGTTACCTCTTCTCCGAGGAGGAAGGCAACTGGAGCCGCGGGCTGGGGCGCTGCCGGGATCTGGGGGGGTCCCTCACCCCCCTTGACACCCCAGAGGAGAAG aGGCTGCTGGCACGACACAAGGGTCTTCCCCACCACTGGGTCGGGCTCTGGAAGGACTCGCAGCACCGCTGGCGCTGGGCCAACGGCTCCCACTCCCAGCCCTG GTTCACGGTCCGCGGCGGGGCCGACTGCGCCTACCTGGGGGACGCGGACGTGCAGACGGCCAGCTGCGCCTCCGAGAAGCACTGGATCTGCGCCCGGCCGCCCGCCTGA
- the LOC126035015 gene encoding protein S100-A16-like produces MGQSQGGVTTPDPSGGPSPGGQEASPLERGLHAVVGTFYQYARAPGRGQEPSLDPPAFQRLLRHELGHQLSDTGQPQAVAAIFALLDANRDRRISFDEYWHLVAWLCHVLRHRHYGATPAPPPPGLCGDPDGPCPAPDAAPPAPAHGDGHR; encoded by the exons ATGGGGCAGAGCCAGGGGGGTGTCACCACCCCGGACCCCAGCG GGGGACCCTCCCCGGGGGGGCAGGAGGCGTCGCCGCTGGAGCGGGGGCTCCACGCCGTGGTGGGCACCTTCTACCAGTACGCCagggccccggggagggggcaggagcCCAGCCTGGACCCCCCCGCCTTCCAGCGCCTGCTGCGCCACGAGCTGGGCCACCAGCTCAGC GACACGGGCCAGCCCCAGGCCGTGGCCGCCATCTTCGCGCTGCTGGACGCCAACAGGGACCGGCGCATCTCCTTCGACGAGTACTGGCACTTGGTGGCCTGGCTCTGCCACGTCCTGCGGCACCGCCATTACGGGGCCAcgccggcccccccgccccccggcctcTGCGGGGACCCcgacggcccctgcccggcccccgacgccgccccgccggccccggcccacGGAGACGGCCACCGGTGA
- the GTF2H4 gene encoding general transcription factor IIH subunit 4, producing the protein METAPPRLHRGQLQCKNLHEFLRGLSPPILDRLYGHPATCLAVFRELPGLAQAGVMRMLFLEQPLPQAAVTLWVKKEHSKEQAESQEVLLALRLWHPHTLPGGLPGVALHPNFRQNLRVALLGGGKAWSDDTSQLGPDKHARDVPALDKYAEERWEVILHFMVGSPSAAVSQDLAQLLIQAGLMKSEGGEAPCITSAGFQFLLLDTPAQLWYFVLQYLRGAEARGMDLVEILSFLFQLSFSTLGKDYSVEGMSESLLTFLQHLREFGLVFQRKRKSRRFYPTRLAIALASGTSGAPPEPDAHGFVLVETNYRIYAYTDSELQIALIALFSELLYRFPNLVVAQVTRDSVQAAIANGITADQIIHFLRTRAHPVMAKQTPVLPPTITDQIRLWELERDRLRFSEGVLYNQFLSQVDFEVLRDHARALGVLVFENPGRRLMVVTPGGHPDVKRFWKRQKHSA; encoded by the exons ATGGagaccgcccccccccgcctgcaCCGGGGGCAGCTACAGTGCAAGAACCTGCACGAATTCCTGCGGGGGTTGAGCCCCCCCATCCTCGACCGCCTCTATGGACACCCCGCCACCTGCCTGGCCGTTTTCCG ggagctGCCAGGGTTGGCGCAGGCGGGGGTGATGCGGATGCTGTTCctggagcagcccctgccccaggccgCCGTCACGCTCTGGGTGAAGAAGGAGCACAGcaa ggagcaggcggAGAGCCAAGAGGTGCTGCTGGCGCTGCGGCTGTGGCACCCCCACACCCTgccgggggggctgccgggggtggCCCTGCACCCCAATTTCCGTCAGAACCTGCGGGTGGCCCTGCTGGGGGG GGGCAAAGCCTGGTCGGATGACACGAGCCAGCTGGGGCCGGACAAACACGCCCGCGACGTGCCGGCGCTGGACAAGTACGCCGAGGAGCGCTGGGAG GTGATTTTGCACTTTATGGTGGGGTCTCCCAGCGCGGCTGTGAGTCAGGATTTGGCCCAGCTTCTTATTCAAGCCGGGCTTATGAAAAg CGAGGGGGGAGAAGCGCCGTGTATCACCTCGGCCGGGTTCCAGTTCCTCCTCCTCGacaccccagcccagctctggtATTTCGTCCTCCAATATCTGCGAGGGGCGGAG GCCCGGGGTATGGATCTGGTGGAGattctctccttcctcttccagctCAGCTTTTCCACCCTCGGCAAG GATTACTCCGTGGAGGGCATGAGTGAGTCCCTGCTCACCTTCCTGCAGCACCTGCGCGAGTTCGGGCTGGTCTTCCAGAGAAAG cgcaAATCCCGCCGCTTCTACCCCACGCGCCTGGCCATCGCGCTGGCCTCGGGGACATCGGGGGCCCCCCCCGAACCCGACGCCCACGGCTTCGTGCTCGTCGAGACCAACTACCGCATCTACGCCTACACAG ACTCGGAGCTGCAGATCGCCCTCATCGCCCTTTTCTCCGAGCTTCTCTATCGTTTCCCCAACCTGGTGGTGGCCCAGGTGACAAGGGACAGCGTGCAGGCGGCCATCGCCAACGGCATCACTGCCGACCAG atcATCCATTTCCTCCGCACCCGGGCGCACCCCGTCATGGCCaagcag ACCCCAGTGCTGCCTCCCACCATCACCGACCAGATCCGCCTGTGGGAGCTGGAGCGGGACCGGCTGCGCTTCTCCGAGG GGGTGCTGTACAACCAGTTCCTGTCGCAGGTGGATTTCGAGGTGCTGCGGGACCACGCGCGGGCACTGGGAGTACTGGTTTTCGAAAACCCCGGGAGACGGTTGATGGTGGTGACCCCCGGCGGGCACCCCGACGTCAAACGCTTCTGGAAAAGGCAGAAACACAGCGCTTAA